The Vairimorpha necatrix chromosome 11, complete sequence sequence GACATTATTACTTGCTGCCCAACATCTTACTTCTTTACTTAGGTTTTCTTTCGATTGATCTAAAATTAGTTTATgtatcttaattttttgatttatcatatctaaaaattttacaattttcttACTCTCCCTGGAACTTAGTACCTTTCCAAATCCGAATCGACTAAAGTAATCAATCCCAGACACGATATATTGGTTGTTAATTGGACCAATAATATCTTTTGCTACTTTCTCTCCAATTGCATGTGactttacaaataaaattcttttccCTCTTTTAGGATTATACATTTTACACCGAATACACCTCTTTAACTCGTTTTTAGTCAATTTTCCCATATCTTTCCAATcgtatttctttttaagtTCATTTTGAACTGCTTTATAACCTCTATGGACAAGTTCTAGGTGTTTATCACggataatttttcttttgtctTCCTCAGTCATTTCTAATTCTAGATTTTTAATCTCTAATATTTCTTGTCTTGGTGATCTGGATAAGCAATCCACATGTGGAATGTTTGTTCCTTTTCTATATACAAcacaataattatattcacTAAGTTTGTCTAACCATCGTTGGATCCGCAAAGATTTTATCTCTCCCCTATTTAGTGCTTCTAGGGCCTTATGATCAGTGACTGCAGTAAATTCATTTCCATAGAGGAAATATCTGAAATGTTCCATCCCCCATAACATCGCTAAACATTCCTTTTCGCTGATTCCATAGTTTATCTCAGCAGATAACAATCTTCTTGAAGCGAAAGCAATTGGTACTGGACCATTTCCATGATCCTGTGAGAGGATAGCTACTATTCCTGACTGGCATGCATCTGTTTCCAAAATATAAGGTTTTTTGTAATCGGGTTAGGATAGAACCACGCGTGATCTCaatatactttttaatttcttaaaagctttttcttcttcctCTTACACTTAAATACAACATCCTTTTTAAGTAAATCATACAATGACCCGGCAATGATTGGACATTGTGGAATAAATTTACGATAGTAATTAATCAATCCTAAAAATTCCTCACAAgattttctattatttggtctttatatattttcaattcCTTGTTCAGCCGAAAATTTCGGCTTTATcttgttatatttaataacatggcctaaaaattctatgttctcttttttatgtatagtCTTTGACTCGTTAATTCGTAGCTCATATTTTTGTAGCTTGTTAATAACCTTTGTATAGCTTGTATCATGTTCTTCTTCATTTCTACCAAAAATAAGGATGTCATCAACATAGACAAAGCAATTTTTCCCTATTTCTTCTTCAAGGACGTTGTCCATAAACCTTTGAAAAACGGCTGGTGCATTTTTAAACCCCATGGGCATTACGTTCCATTCGTATAATAAATGATTAAATCTGAAAGCAGTTTTGTGTTTGTCTTTTTCAGCCAatttaatttgaaaaaatccatcttttaaatcaatttttgaaaaatatttcatgtCTCTAAGACTGAATATAAGTCTTTCAATATTGGGGAGGGAATAATTATCTAGATCTACCAATCTGTTGAGCGCTATTAAATTCGTAGTAACTCTTATGGATCCATCCGGTTTGATCACTGGCCTAAGGTTATTTAGCCATGTTGAATTAGATTTCCTTATATACccgttttttaataactcATTTATAGAGTTTTGTATTCCTTCCTCCAATTTCTTTGGTAAACTATAAACGTGTTCTATTACCTTCTCTCCTGGTTTTGTATTGATCTCACAAATTCTATTGATCGGTTGTCGAAAAACTTTACAAATATCATCTTTTCCTATTAacacttaaaaatttttaactttaGGTAAAACATACATTCtgcttttaaatattctattACCATATTTGTATTCCACAATAACATGGTTTTCAACTAGAAATTCTTCTTCAAGACATGtgaaaaatttcaaaacatTCATATTCTTATTGAGTTgcaattttaaatcatagATAGCTTGAAGAGAGATAAAGTTGTAGGCCGCACCCGAATCAAAAACCACGGGGACTTTTTTAGTCccaacataaataaaattatttttattcgtAATAAAGCTTTGATCTACTTCCTGACTATCCTTTTCAATCTCATTAATATTCCTTCGATCATCATTAGCCTGTTTATTATTTCGATTCGCCCTACAATCCTTAGCTAAATGTCCTGGCCTTCTGCATCTAAAGCATGTATTTGGTTGGTTCTGTTTAGTAAGTCTTAAACCATCCAACTTGATATTCAATAATGCTTCGTTCTTCATCtcatttaatatttcgTAAAATTCTTTGTTGATCTCATATTGGGTcgtaagaaaaattttacatcatttttaactttttatCTACTCCTGatctaataatttttcttctgtCAAAATTggaaatttcattttcattACATTTAGAAACTACATCTTTGATAAAATCAACAAGTTTTTGTTCTTCCTTTTGCTTCATATTGTAAATGTCAAAAAGCAATGTTTTATTCTCAAATTCTTGTTCCACTTCTTTTTTCCAGATTTCAAACGTTAAAGCAGCTTTccttttatctttaaaagtCCTACAATGCCAATCTAAAATATGAGAGTTAAGTCtgcttataaaaaaatctaactTCTCCTCATTGGTCATTTTTGCCCAACTACTCAGAGCCTCTGCTCTTCTAATTTCTACTATTATATTGTCTTTGTttatttcgttttttatattctccaccataaacatatttattctaaaattaagggtataaaatataatcttttaaatctcAACATTAGTGTGGTATAATGGATCATACCACATGATATATAAAACCAATAAATACTTAAACGCTAATGCTTCTTCGGAACGATCAGTTATGGTCGACTATTATTGGTCAGCCAAATCTTATTTCTTCCTATTGGTTACCatgtatataaataaagaaattccATGAACAAACATGGTACAACATCAGAACGCAAACAAACACTCTTCTTCTACAAATCAGATAAACAAAACTCTTTCcataacaataaacaaCCCTTTCACTCTAACTCTTTTAACTCCGGTTTTCACGGCTCCCCAAACCGTAGCATCATTGAATGCTTTCTTGCTACAGGCAAGCTTCCCGGTAAACACGCCAATTAGTAATTTCcaatcattattttttagtataaaaagtacatttaaaaataagtaaaattttttttattcattttcAATGATACTACGAAATTACCATTAAAGGCGATTAAGACGAGTTAGATATGGATATAataactataaaaaataatttctaaataattCATAAAGTTCTTGTTGATCAACGAGACGAAAATAacatcatatttttaaatcccGAAAAATgattatgatttttaaggATAAAAAATGTCTTGTTTTGTAATaacatacaaaaaaatattttgaatcATTAGCAGACAGATCAGATTTTTGCTGTTAATTTCTTGCGTTTCTAAGACGCGCCGCTACTATATCAGATGTGAATAATGTAAATTCCGATTTGATATGTGTAGGAAATTTTGTTAAATCCTGGCCATGGACGGATGACCTTGGCTGTACAGTCTAAGTCCAATATTTATGtgaaaaacaaaaacttAAAACTACCTCTAGAATCTACAGAGTGGCaaagattatattttagtGTTAAATCTTGTAAGCTTACTTTTTAGAGGAATTTAGAGCTATCATGATTTTGTTAACATACATGGCGTAATTGCCGGGAATTGTGCCAGAGGCAAGAAAGCATTCTAAGATGCTACGGTTATTAGAACCGTTGATTCCCAAGGTAGAGTTTTGTTTAGTgtaaatagttttatttgaGGCGTCGTTGCCCTGTTGTGAAGGATAGGAGAGCGTATTAGATTTCTTGTGCATCATATTTATGTtcataatttctttatttatagttgTTGGTAACCAATAAGAATATATTGTTTCATGATAGACCAATAGACGTCGTGTTTCAAGATGTGTAAGAAACATCGTTGACGTGCTGTTGTTCTATTGGTTACTTATGATCCATGTGGTAGATATTATACCACAATACacttaatttttgaaaaataatttcggataaaatttttcatttgaCATGTTTTGGAGACATGTCATGTTggtaagaaaaaatttaactaattataaaaaggtTTAATCATGTATAATTATTGTTCGAAGATAATTATAACATTGATATATTAGCATAGTACAAAGGCAGATTTTTAATGCAAATacattctatttttatacaaaatgcaacataaaaaaaaactatttaatGTGCAGCTTTTAAACTTATTATAAAGCAGATCCTACCATAAAAACTAAATCATAAGTTTGATAAGTTAAATTTTCAGATTCAAATGTCAATATCAAAAAGATTTTGTGAAATTAATAATgcaaaacataaaatattgttaaaTGGTAGAAAGTTATATGATATTTCTTTTGATGTCTATCACACagtatagttttttaagtattagcaatttaaatttattaataaaggATTTGACAcctttcaaaaataattaagtCGTATTACTTCTATTGaatgcaattttttaaaacatatttttatttcaattGAACTATAATCACTAatatttgcaaaaaaaaacgttTTTAAATCATGATACTAtagtataaataatttttttacaatctACCCCATGATCAAACAGCAATTTTTCATACCAACAATTGCATTCTTTtgtatgaaaaattttattaaaactaTTGAAATTGCCAAAGAGTCCAGTGAAATGATTGACCAAACTCTGGATACATATTCTAgcaattttgtaaaaaagcATGATAATATTAATGAGTTGAAATATATAGATCATTCAGGAATTTGTTTTGAAAAAgatattgaaaaaactaataatatttctgtatctaaaatattaaatgatCTGCAAAACGAAAATAGCATATTTGGAAGCCCGTATGAGAACCTAAACGATAAAAAAACGaataatattgatttttatgtccttaaatatgtttgtaataagttttttcatttattacTGTTGGAAAAGCCCTTTTATAGTAGGTTGCCCAAATTTTATCTTGTTAGAGAAAACACTACCATTTTTTCTGAAGAAATGGaggtaattttttataacgcAGTTAAAAATCATGCTTGCGGTGAAGAGTTACTCCCATCTGTCAAAGACTCCGCTTATGATTATTTAAACCCTTTTGTAATTGAAAGTTTAGAACTTATTTACATATTATCTAGTAATGAgtttcaaaaattatttctgaAACCATTTGAGCTTGATCGAATATGGTCAGATATTGCCAAATgttttgatttaaaatattcaactaataaaaaagataaattagAAACGATGTTCGAAAGCATAAAGTATAAGAAAATTCTGAATAAACTGTTTAGATTAGTTAATAAGTccaatgataaattaaattttagcAATAAAACTCGAGATAAGAAGcccaatttttttaaacatttgTTTGCTACAGCTTATGGATTAGCTTTATTGCCCTGTGCGAGTCTAGCGCCATTAGAGAATAATTTACTGCCTAGcgtaaaaaatgttaattATGATTTCAACAATGAAAACGAATCGGTATCTCAACACTCTGTAGTGATAAATGACaattttaatgaaataatTCATAATACAAAATACGGGTACAACAGAGAACTAGAATTACCAATTGATATGCGAGATGAAAATGAGGAGAAAGAATACATAATCGGAGAAAATGAATATAGTATGTTTGAAAGTGAGGACGGTAAAACTTTTAAGacgataaaaaaatacgaCAAGGAAACTACAGGTGATTTGAATGCGATCAGTTCAACAATAGAAAATTCTTTTGATAAACCTAGCCCAGAAGACGTTTCGTCTACTCATTACTTTTTATCTACCAACAAAAAGATTACGAACGAGGAGGATTTGACTGTTGTTGATAATACACATGCTTCTTTATCACCATATATTGAAGCTAATAGTAAGactaataataattttaacatAGATCTGCCTTCTACAATTACAACcgaaataaacaaaatggttaaaaatgaaaaaaattatattgacCTAAAAGAAtcgaaaacaaaaataccGGCTAAAGGAAAAGAAAGGAGCAAAAGAGCACCGAAAGGATATAGatataaattcaaatttaaacCTAAATTTAAACCCAGTAAACCAGCAAAAACTGGTGAAAGCAACCTTAAGCCCTCTAAAAACGATGTAAAAAGTGAGAGCATCCCCAAACAATCGAAAAACGGAGGGAAAAGTGGAGGTAAATTCTCTAAAAGTGGAAAAGCTGGTAAAGGTCTTTTTAAGAAGGGAGgtaagaaattaaaaaatcctTTTAAAATGCCTGACttcaatttaaaagaattttttagtagAATATTTGAACTAATAAAGTCTGGTTGGTATATAGTGCTACCAATAATAGGTATCataatttctattattGGCGCACTATGTCGTTTCTTTGGTAAAAAACTTTTCAAATGTTGCTGTTgcaagaagaaaaaatctgACGAGGATAAAGAAAAACTTATACCAAatgagaaaaaataaatattttatcatattttacTTATATACATCTTAATATACTTATGATATACAAGCAGGTAGATAAATGAAATAACGTATCGAATTCTaataggaaaaaaaatatttgtagtATTTGTTAGTATAGATCCCAATATCTAAGTTTTTGTggtattaatataaattatacttttcataaaatgtccattttttataagatcATAGTCAGACAATTTAAATACTTATGAGACGCTATTGTCAATGCTTGAGCTTATAATAGATAGCGAGCTGAATTTCGGCGATTTTAATTGTTGAAAAGAGTAGATGAGTCTAAACGAAAttgcatattttttaaataacttctttttttattttatatttgtttctGAAACAATGGTTTGTGATAACCATGGTGGAATGGACACACTTGTGGTAAAACTGTTTGATATGTGATTAAAAACGATAATTGGGAACTAGAGTTACAACaattataataacaaatttaatGGAAGGAGAGCATTGGAGAAAACCTAATGtttaatatgaaaaaaatagtttCTAATAAGATTACAACATGATTCAATTTgtatgaaataaaaattattattgtaaaaaaagtttatgtctttatttatcataatagTGGGtagaaattatacaaatatatcacATCCCCACTCAAGACGGTTAGTCccatataattttcaaatctACCCAATCATACATTTCAAATCTTAATGTCTCTTCTTCCCAGGCCTACCATTACTAagttttacaatataagaATCTTTTCCACACTTTTCAACAATTTTCCCTGTATCCAAAAATCTTCCTTTTTCATACTTATTAACACCTGCCAAATTTTCTCGTTTAGCTATTCTTACCAATTGACttttactaaatttttcaatctTTCCTTTTCTAAACCTATTACAGTATTTCCCTATAGGGCTATTTTCAAGCATACGTCTCCAGTTTTATCTTAAGTCGCTTCTATTGGTGTACATTTTATTCCTGCATGATAGCTCTGATTATATATCGATACTTTTATAAACTTTACCTTCAAAAGTTTGCGCTTCCgacttaaaatattttctctcAGTTTCTATAACACGCTCTACTCTACCGTTACTTCTATGCGCTTCTATGATTATTGTTGAAGTATTATATCCAGATCtctacaaatttttataaattcccGCCAATAAACTCTTTCTCGTTATCTGTAATATTTCTTTCGGTTTCTTCCCTTGTTCACATAATCTTTTCAAAAATCcaaaaacattattacTTGACTTGTTATTTATGACTTTTTTCCATACTCTTCGTGTAAAATAATCGATAGCAACTAAAACATATTTCTTCTCATTTCTAAAGTCTATCAAACATAATGCAACCTTCTCTAGGTATCTCGACGTATCAACAAATTTACAaccatttatattttcctGTTATATATCTGACATTTCTGACACTGTTTTAAAACCTcgtttatttctttctttactTCTGGCCAATAATATTCCTCTCTCATTGCATAATAAACACTTGCTATACGTCTGTGGTCTACCTTTTCAGAATGTTTTTGGTTAATTGTCTTCTAATATTCTCCGGTGgtatttcaattttacGTCCTGAATCAAACTTAAAATAATGCTTTCAATTCTCAGAAGAAACATGTGCCTTCAATTTACCTTCTGTTTGCTTGATTGTTCGCTATTGatttttcatttgtttAATATCCTCTTCCATGTTTATTCGACTCAACGCATCTGCTACCACCATCtcataaagtttttttttatatataatgcTAAAACCATATTTCTGTATTCTTTCGATTAAGCGATTTTATCtgtttttgttaaaaacggtttgttttttatctcCACCAGTGTTTTGTGATCCGTTTCTATCTTGAATTTCCTACCTTTTAACTCGTATTTAACTTATCAATGCCCCAATATATCGCAAGCATTTCCTTTTCTGATATGCCGTATCTTACTTCTGTTGGTGTTAGCTTTTTAAATGTCTATTGGATAGCAACCCATTCTCCATTCTTCTAAAGTAATACCGCACCTAATCTCAAGTTACTAGCATCTGTTCTTGGGGAAAACTCCTTATTATAGCCCGGCAATCTTAGTCTTCACATAATTCTTAAAACGCTTTTCATTTCAGTAAGCTCCTCTCTTATCTCTTTTTCCATTTCCACGAATTgccattttttataaactatCAGTCATTTTCAATGTCAATCCGGCATAATCCTTTATAAATGGTCTGATCCGCCCTGTTAATAAAGAAGCCTCCTCTATTCCGTCAAACTTTTCAGTTCTGGATACTCAAGGGCTTcacttttctttatttcgtCAGTCTTTATGTGTTTCATTCAACGTCACACCTAACAATTTTACTTCCTGTTGTCTAAAGGTATTTTCGCACtctttaatttcattttatgtCTCTAAACTCTTTCTAAAACCTCTATGACTAGTTCATCGTGTTTACGTCTATTGAAGGCATGTATTACTATATCGTACATCAGAGGTGGGCAAAAGCCGGCCCGCGGGCCGGATCCGGCCCTTTTGCTAATTTTATCCGGCCCGCTGAAAAATTCTAAcgcaatttttttaaaactctTTATGAGATTTTGTTGACATAAACATTATTAGTATGCGAACTGTATATATAATAGGCGAAATAAAATAAGCGTTTGGCTGATTACACTAGTGTGAACGATGCGGGTCGCTCGCATGGCGGGGTTTTCATCGAACACAAAGTAGATCGCGCTAGGTTTAAAATGCATGTGTGGACGACATATGCTGCACTCCTCTTAGCCTCTCAATGTTTGGGGGACGGCAGATCGCAGCCCAGGTAttgttaattattattttattctgGTCGCATACTTATTTTTAGTTCGAATCTACCA is a genomic window containing:
- a CDS encoding putative SP-containing membrane protein; the encoded protein is MIKQQFFIPTIAFFCMKNFIKTIEIAKESSEMIDQTLDTYSSNFVKKHDNINELKYIDHSGICFEKDIEKTNNISVSKILNDLQNENSIFGSPYENLNDKKTNNIDFYVLKYVCNKFFHLLLLEKPFYSRLPKFYLVRENTTIFSEEMEVIFYNAVKNHACGEELLPSVKDSAYDYLNPFVIESLELIYILSSNEFQKLFLKPFELDRIWSDIAKCFDLKYSTNKKDKLETMFESIKYKKILNKLFRLVNKSNDKLNFSNKTRDKKPNFFKHLFATAYGLALLPCASLAPLENNLLPSVKNVNYDFNNENESVSQHSVVINDNFNEIIHNTKYGYNRELELPIDMRDENEEKEYIIGENEYSMFESEDGKTFKTIKKYDKETTGDLNAISSTIENSFDKPSPEDVSSTHYFLSTNKKITNEEDLTVVDNTHASLSPYIEANSKTNNNFNIDLPSTITTEINKMVKNEKNYIDLKESKTKIPAKGKERSKRAPKGYRYKFKFKPKFKPSKPAKTGESNLKPSKNDVKSESIPKQSKNGGKSGGKFSKSGKAGKGLFKKGGKKLKNPFKMPDFNLKEFFSRIFELIKSGWYIVLPIIGIIISIIGALCRFFGKKLFKCCCCKKKKSDEDKEKLIPNEKK